Genomic DNA from Candidatus Zixiibacteriota bacterium:
ATCGTAGCCGGGGCAGTCGGCTTGACCGGGGCGGCGACCTTGGCGGCGAATGCTGCGATGCGGGCGGGAGCAGGATTGGTGACGGTCGGTATTCCGAAGAGCCTGAATGACATCCTGGAGGTGAAGCTGACGGAGGCGATGACGCGACCGCTGCCGGAGTTGAAGAAGCAGAGGTGTCTGGCGGTGCGGGCGCTGGGGGATATCCTGATGGGGATGCGCGCCTCTGATGCGATGTGTCTCGGCCCGGGGGTGGGGCGAAATCACGAAACGATGGACTTGGTGCGACGGATGGTGGCGAAACTCGACCGTCCGGCGGTACTGGATGCTGACGGGCTTTACGCGTTCTCGGGAAAGCTGGAATTGCTGAAGGCGGCGACGGCACCGATGGTGTTGACGCCGCATCCGGGCGAGTTCACGCGACTGACGGGAGAGGAACTGGGCAGTGCGGCATCAGAGCGGATTGACGCGGTACGGTCGCTCGCAAACGAGATTCAGAAAGTCGTAGTTTTGAAGGGTGCGCCGACGATCATAGCTGATGTCAACGGTCAGGTGTACGTAAATCCGACTGGAAATGCGGGGATGGCGACGGGAGGGTCAGGGGATGTGCTGACCGGAGTGATCGGGGCGCTGTTGGCATCCGGAATACCAGTATTCCCTGCTGCAGTGGCTGGGGTGTATCTTCACGGGTTAGCCGGGGACCTCGGTAAAGAAGAGATGGGGACGTTCGGGTTGATTGCGGGGGATATTGTCGAGAAGATCGCGGGGGCGATGAAGCTGCTGAAGCGCTGAAATAATACCTCTTAAGGCATCTTTCTGACTGTACGTTCTCGGTTAGTTGCAGAGAATCTGCATAGCGGCGGAACCTTTTGGGCGAATCGACATATATGTCTATGGAGACTATGATGATCATGGAACGTGTGATCGACAAGCTGATAGAGATTGGGATCAAGCTGGGGTTGTTGCCGAGACCTGTGCCGGCTCCAGTTCGCAAACGAGCGTAGAACCTTAAATCGTCCATTCTGCTCCGAATATTCAGATTCGGGGATGTAACGTTGCAATTCGTCGGGAGGAGATGCGGTGAACATCTCCTCCCGAACCATTTTGAGGGATCGCCTGGTGACGGCGCGGGAGCCTGGTCAAGT
This window encodes:
- a CDS encoding NAD(P)H-hydrate dehydratase, whose protein sequence is MNSDRQHPILLPMKLVTAEQMRAIDQRAIQERGIPGLKLMENTGRGVAEWAREILGGEVAGKRVVVVSGKGNNGGDGYVVARYLSGWGSKVQVIVIAQRDEIKGDARANLEELRLPVIFARTAQDIPDLKSVDLIVDGIFGTGFQGEVSGLAAEAIALMNASRRPILAIDAPSGLNSDTGEVSTQCIRASFTATLALPKLGQCFFPGKAHCGRLKVIDIGMPNEVVDSFDISLSLITREYVSEVVPDREPTTHKGDAGRLFIVAGAVGLTGAATLAANAAMRAGAGLVTVGIPKSLNDILEVKLTEAMTRPLPELKKQRCLAVRALGDILMGMRASDAMCLGPGVGRNHETMDLVRRMVAKLDRPAVLDADGLYAFSGKLELLKAATAPMVLTPHPGEFTRLTGEELGSAASERIDAVRSLANEIQKVVVLKGAPTIIADVNGQVYVNPTGNAGMATGGSGDVLTGVIGALLASGIPVFPAAVAGVYLHGLAGDLGKEEMGTFGLIAGDIVEKIAGAMKLLKR